Within the Nitrosococcus wardiae genome, the region ATTATCCGAACTCAAACTACCCATCCCAAGGGGCAACCTATAAAAACTCTCCGCCAACACCTGGATCACCACTAAATGACCGTCTAAAGCCAAAAACACGAGGGTGATTAAGATTTGGTAGAGTTGTGAAACTACTGAAACCGAAACCCCATGCTGGGGATCTATCATGGAGGCAAACCCTAGCCCCATCTGCATTGCTACAGTTTGACCACCAATGACAAAGGCCTGGAACACCATCTGTAGTACCAAGGCCATAGCTATCCCAATCAGGAACTGTTGGACAATCAGCCCCCCTCCTTGCAAACTCAAGATAGGGACGGGAGTGCTCGGGATCACAGGGGCAATGACTACCGTTAAGGCCAGTGCGAGGACTAACCGCACGCGCGCCGGGACCACAGTGCTCCCAAAGAGCGGAACCGCCATCACGAATGCGCCGATCCGGCAAAAAGGCCACAGATAAGCACCGATCAAAGTGCTAACTTCGTCGCTGGTAAAATGCATTACCTCACCCGATAAGGGCAGGAATATCCCTAAACAACTGCTGGGTATAATCCAGCACCAACTGCAGCATCCAAGGGCCGGCAAGGGCCATGGTAAGCAAGATAGCCAAGAGTTTAGGGATAAAGCTCAGAGTCATCTCATTGATCTGAGTAGCTGCTTGAAACATGCTCACCAAGAGGCCCACCGCTAACGGCGGTAACAAGAGGACCAGCAACAAGAGGGTGATAATTTCAAGACTACGGTGGAGAAGGGAAAGCACGGTATCGGGAGTCATGGCGCTATATAAAAGCTTGAGGCTAAGGTTCCCATAAGCAAGGACCAGCCATCAATCAATACAAACAGCAGGAGCTTAAAGGGTAACGACACCAGCATAGGAGAGAGCATCATCATTCCCATGGCCATGAGCACACTGGCCACCACTAGATCGATAATGAGGAAAGGGATAAACAGCAAGAAGCCAATCTGAAAAGCCGTCTTGAGTTCACTGGTAATAAAAGCGGGCACCAACAAGGAAAAGGGAACTTGAGCCGGGGACTCAAAGGCTTTCTGCCCAGCGATCTCTGCAAATAGCTGCAGGTCAGTCTCCCGAGTCTGGGCCATCATGAAATGGCGAAATGGCTCTCTTGCCCGTACCAAAGCCTCCATTACGGGAATTTCTTCTTGCAGGTAAGGCTTTACCCCCTCCTGGTAGGCCTTATCAAGGACCGGGCCCATGATAAAGAAAGTCAAAAATAGGGTAAGCCCAATCAGAATTTGGCTAGAGGGACTCTGGGCTAATCCCAAGGCCTGGCGCAGGATCGAGAGCACCACAATAATGCGGGTAAAGGAGGTCATCATCATGACCGCCGCCGGGAGTAGGGTAAGGGCTGTCATAAGTACTAAAATCTGCAAAGTGACGGTATAGGTCTGCTCGCCACTCCCCTCTGTCGTCACCGCTAGCGCCGGCACACCGGGTGCAGCCAAACTTACTGCTGGAGGCAGCAACAGCAACGCAGCCAACCAGACACAGAGCGCTAACTTGCCTCCCCCGGGCTTGAATTCCCCCCCGCTGGCTTGCCTTTTCTTCCTCTGCCAGAATTTTCTTTCCCCCCTCATGGCGACTCCCCTGGTCTCAACGCTCGTTCCAAATGCTGGACAAAGGGGCTTCTCGAGGAGTGAGGAGGCATCGGGAGAGGAGTCTTCAGCACATGCAGGGTCCGTATCTGCCCTGGACAAACCCCAAGCAACAACTGTTGCTCGCCAACCTGCACTAATACGACCCGTTCCCGGGTCCCCAGGGAGATCCCTTCCAGAATTTGTAGGTTGCGATGCGCGCCACGTTGCAAGCCAGGAAGCCGACGCAAAAGCCAAGCCGCTAAGGCAATAATTGCCAGCACTAGCCCCAGTGCAAAAACCATCTGCAGCACTTCACCCGCAGCAACTTTCTGGGCAGAAAATCCCGAGGTTGGTTCCTCGCTTCCCTGGGCTTGTTCTCCTGATATTGTGGTCGGCTGGGCGGTTATGCTTGCGGCCCAAGCCGCCTGCCCTGTAGAGACCAACAGCGATAAGGCAAAGACAATAACAGGATAAGGGAATTTACTCATTTTAACTTCCTTACCCGCTCGGTGGTGCTGATCACATCGGTAAGACGAATACCAAATTTCTCATTGACCACCACGACTTCGCCATGGGCAATAAGACAGCCATTGACTAACACATCTAGGGGTTCCCCAGCGAGCCGATCCAATT harbors:
- the fliR gene encoding flagellar biosynthetic protein FliR, giving the protein MHFTSDEVSTLIGAYLWPFCRIGAFVMAVPLFGSTVVPARVRLVLALALTVVIAPVIPSTPVPILSLQGGGLIVQQFLIGIAMALVLQMVFQAFVIGGQTVAMQMGLGFASMIDPQHGVSVSVVSQLYQILITLVFLALDGHLVVIQVLAESFYRLPLGMGSLSSDNFWQLVGGGSWMFAGSMLIALPAIGALLLVNLTFGVMTRAAPQLNPFSIGFPLTLILGFGILLFTLPSASSHLVNLVDTALDLIRTLLREEG
- the fliQ gene encoding flagellar biosynthesis protein FliQ, which encodes MTPDTVLSLLHRSLEIITLLLLVLLLPPLAVGLLVSMFQAATQINEMTLSFIPKLLAILLTMALAGPWMLQLVLDYTQQLFRDIPALIG
- the fliP gene encoding flagellar type III secretion system pore protein FliP (The bacterial flagellar biogenesis protein FliP forms a type III secretion system (T3SS)-type pore required for flagellar assembly.), which gives rise to MRGERKFWQRKKRQASGGEFKPGGGKLALCVWLAALLLLPPAVSLAAPGVPALAVTTEGSGEQTYTVTLQILVLMTALTLLPAAVMMMTSFTRIIVVLSILRQALGLAQSPSSQILIGLTLFLTFFIMGPVLDKAYQEGVKPYLQEEIPVMEALVRAREPFRHFMMAQTRETDLQLFAEIAGQKAFESPAQVPFSLLVPAFITSELKTAFQIGFLLFIPFLIIDLVVASVLMAMGMMMLSPMLVSLPFKLLLFVLIDGWSLLMGTLASSFYIAP
- the fliO gene encoding flagellar biosynthetic protein FliO produces the protein MSKFPYPVIVFALSLLVSTGQAAWAASITAQPTTISGEQAQGSEEPTSGFSAQKVAAGEVLQMVFALGLVLAIIALAAWLLRRLPGLQRGAHRNLQILEGISLGTRERVVLVQVGEQQLLLGVCPGQIRTLHVLKTPLPMPPHSSRSPFVQHLERALRPGESP